The Ochrobactrum sp. BTU1 region TGAAGCACGGCTTCTATTTGCTTTCTTTCATCGCGCTGGAAAAAAGCGGTTAAAAACCCATTAGTAATTGGGTTCTCATCGCGTATTTTGTCAATGCGATCGAGAATGTGCTTCTGTATGTCTAACCCTTCCCCTTGGCTATCCAGAACGTCTTGAATAACCTGCTTGTAGTAAGCATTAAGTTCCGCGTCATCACCTCTGAGATAGATTCGATCAGGAAAATCAAATAGAAACGTTGGGAAGTAAACAATTTTTGGCATCCTTCTTTTTAAATATTCTATGCAGGCCTGCCAGACAACTCTTTCTTCTACAGGTGTATCATCAAGAGCGTTATATGTTTTAAACTTTTTTGCTTTCGGAGTTTTCAAATTAAACTTAATAGACCAGAGAGCGGTTGAGCTAACGTAGTTTGAGTCTTCAAATTTATTGCTGCGTTCAACAGTAAAATTTCTAGATATTGTATTTTTATCCAATACTAAATTTTGTTTTTCTAGAATTTCCAATGCTAAGCGATCAATATCGTTATCATCTATTTCTACAGATGCCTTAACTACAACATTTCCAGTAAAGGCAGCTTTCCTGTCTTTCGGTATAAAATCTTTTGGATCAGACCTTTTACTAACAGTACCAACTAGGCCTGTTATTCCCTTATCTTCCGTGACAAAATTAGAAATAGCTTCCAGTATCGTAGTCTTTCCACTCTCATTTAAACCTACAAGAGTAACGATGCTTCCCGGCACGTCATCTTGAAGACGAATGGTCGTGTTAGAAATTCCCTTGAAATTTTCGATAGTGAATTTGGTAATTTTCATTTCATGCCCCATATGAATTGATTTCAAAAATGGCACATAACTACTCTCTGAAATAGAGTAACAATTACATTTCACACGTTAAAAGCGCTTTCCTTGATCCGATTTAGTTTATCTAAATGACAAAAGCCCACTAGCGGTGCTTGAGTTTTGAAAGTGTCGAACGGCTACAGCCTGTGGCCAATATAATGCTGCTCCAACTTTGGCCACTCTCGAGCATTTTCCGCAGCGCTGCATTCCGAGCAGTATTTTCCGGTCTGCCTTTATACTTTCCGTCAGCCTTCGCTTTAGCGATACCTTGTTTCTGCCGCCGTCTACGATCATCATAATCTTTTCGTGCGATAGCGGCGATCATGTCCAAAAGCATACTGTTTATCGCCTCAAACATCCGAAGCGTAAACTCATCCGTATCATCGGAAGCCATTGACCATGAAGTAGGAAGATCGAGCGCCACAACCCGGATTTGTTTTATTCTAATCTCTGCCTTCAGCTTTTCCCAATCGGCTGAGTTTAAGCGGCTCAACCGATCAACCTGTTCAATAAGTAGGATATCGCCGGGCTGACTGTCAGAAAGTAGACGGAACAGTTCCGGTCGATCAAGCGAAGCTCCACTTTCATTTTCCACATAGAAAGCCGCGATCTTCAAACCACGCTCTTTGCCAAACTCAATCAGATCGTCTTTCGCGCGACTAGCATCTTGATCCTTGGTAGAAGCTCTTAGATAGGCACGTAAAAACATAGAACCACTCAAAAGTTCGTTTTAAGTGGTTCTTTTATATTCAGTTCTTTTTGGGTTGTAAATTGAATTTATCGAACCAGCATTAGACGGGTTCGCTTGAGGTATACCTAAAGCTTGCAGCAAATTTCTTATCCCCGATCACCGCGATCTTGTGAAAAAGCTTATCTCCACAACATTTTTCCTAAAATCGCTATTCTTCGAGCCTCACGGGGCTATAGTATTAAATAAACTCCATCAATGCTCGGCGATATCGAATTGAGTTCGTACCTTGAAATAGCAGCTTACGTGTTAAGGTCTGAAAAAAGGCCTTTGTCGGCGCGTGCAATTTTGCGGGAAGCTTATGCGAGCGGCATCGTTCCTCACCATCTCTTTGGACCAACACAGCATAAAACGCTTCAGGCGCGTCTTAGCGAAGACATACTGCGCTTCAGAGAGAGCAGCTTGTTCTTTAGAACAAAGCCCGGAGTTTTTTTTCTTCGTGAGTTTATTGTTGACGATACTGTACCGAATGAATTCAAACGTTCCATCGTTGCGCGAAGGCGTACCCGCGATTTATTCAGGGGGCCAGCATTAACGATCAGTCGAAGGGATATACCTGAGACACTGTTTTCATCCAAGTATGTATCGGGAGATTTGTTAAATGATATTTTTTTGAAAGGCCAATATAGATACGTTGATCGAAAAAAGTTAGATGATGACGATATATTAATCTGGGCAGCATCGTCGCTAACAAAGCCCGGGAAAATACTCTCCTATCGTACCGGACGCTATAGGGATGATCGCGACGACTTTGCAAACAAGCGCTCAGTCACGTTCTCGACACTTGTATCCGATTCAGATCGGACTTTCTTCGATTATGATCATTTTGGGATCACAGATCGCGCCTTTTACTCAGCTGCTATAGACTTAGATTTCGTACGTACCCTAACCACCGATATAGATGAAAAGTTTGCTCGTAAAATACGATTCTTGTCGTTCGACAAGCACCAAAAACGTGCAAGTTTATTGGCTTATGTCGAAATAGAAGCACCGAATTGGTTTGAGCCGTCAGCTTCGAAACTATCATTAACCGACTTACGTTGGCTTGATCTAAATATCGCTCCCAACAATTGGGAAGATTTTGATCCTTGGTCTCAAATGATATTAGGCTATGGTCTCGGACAATCGAGTTTACATGGCTACTAAACGCCGTGGTACGATACACGAAAGGCAAGCAAGTTATCTCAGTGCCGAAATAGCGCTGGGCTCTCTTGAACGCAAAAGACGTGCATTGCAGATGATTTGCAAGTTTTATAGAAATGGCAGTGTATTTAGAACAGATGATAGAGGTTTAATAGAGAACACCATATTAGGTATTTTGAATTCATCATCGTCAGACGAAAAAGTGCGTCGTTGGGCACTCGCTGCATTAACCCATGTCGGCAATCCTCAGGTTAGCCGTACTGCGGTATTTCGGGCCTTGCTTGATTACCCCGACGAACCGCAAGTATTATCTGCTGCAATTGCGAACCTGTTTAAATTTGATGGTCATGCAGCCTATGATTTAATAACATCGAAAGCGATATGTTCACCAGAAATAATCGCGCTATCTGCATTGCAAACAATCGATCCCCGTAAAGTAGACCTGAGCAAGGTAAATATTAATTTTGAGAATTCTGAGCCAACGCTACTAAAGCTTGGGTTGGTTGCAATTGGACTTGAGCGCGCGCCTGAATTTCTCTTCCACCCAAAATACTCTAACTCTTCGGTAGTTAAGCTATTGGGCGCTCACGATGAACCGCTTGTTTCGCAATATTCCGTTTGGGCAGCGGCGGAAAATTCAAAGCTTGGCGCGAAGGACATCGGAATAGATTTTAAGGACTTAGAACGACAGCCGCCCAATATTCGATCATATGTCTATCGGCTTATGGCAGAAGAACCAGACGAGTCAACGCTCAGAACAGAGTTAATTGAATGCGGAAGCAAAGATCGCGAAGTTGAAGCCAGAATCGGTTTATCAATTGGTCTTCGCGATATTTATTTTGATTCTTTGCCTAATTTAACAGATAACTGGTTTCATGATGAGCATGACGATGACGTACAGTCTTATCTTCTTGATCATTTTGCAGTTAACTCTCACAAATCGCTCAGATACAAAGAAATTTGCATTGATCATTACAGGGAAGCACGTAATAACGAAAAGAAACGTTTTCGACTTGCAGCAGCGGCTGGCGGGACTGCGCTTTACACAGAACTCCGGCAGATTGATATAAAGGAAGAATCTGGATTCTTAGATGCAAACAGGAGTACTTATAACGTGACAAACAACAGTTTCGTAAACAATGGAAAAATGGTCGGGGCGTTCTCTCAAGCTGGAGACGTATCCAGTAGTGATAATATATCAATTACTGAATATAACTACAATAATGTATTACAAATACTCGAAGATGTATCAAGAGAAACACACGAGATGCCCGTCTCGCAATCCGCACGAGCTGAACTTGACCATGCAGTGCAGGTAGCAAAATCAAACCCTAATAAAGATAGCATTGGAAAAGTTGTTTCTACGTTACAGAAAATCGAAAATGGGTTCAATGCTGTTGACGGTATGGTGCAGCATGCAAAGAATATCACACCTCTTATTCTTAGTTTGGGTGCTTATTTTTCCTAACCATCGACGTCGTGAAAATTGATATCGAGCAAAGCGAAATCCCGCTCGGCGCCTTTCTCTAAATCTGTAGCCTTGAGAAACCATTGATCTTCAG contains the following coding sequences:
- a CDS encoding recombinase family protein, which gives rise to MFLRAYLRASTKDQDASRAKDDLIEFGKERGLKIAAFYVENESGASLDRPELFRLLSDSQPGDILLIEQVDRLSRLNSADWEKLKAEIRIKQIRVVALDLPTSWSMASDDTDEFTLRMFEAINSMLLDMIAAIARKDYDDRRRRQKQGIAKAKADGKYKGRPENTARNAALRKMLESGQSWSSIILATGCSRSTLSKLKHR
- a CDS encoding winged helix-turn-helix domain-containing protein, whose product is MLGDIELSSYLEIAAYVLRSEKRPLSARAILREAYASGIVPHHLFGPTQHKTLQARLSEDILRFRESSLFFRTKPGVFFLREFIVDDTVPNEFKRSIVARRRTRDLFRGPALTISRRDIPETLFSSKYVSGDLLNDIFLKGQYRYVDRKKLDDDDILIWAASSLTKPGKILSYRTGRYRDDRDDFANKRSVTFSTLVSDSDRTFFDYDHFGITDRAFYSAAIDLDFVRTLTTDIDEKFARKIRFLSFDKHQKRASLLAYVEIEAPNWFEPSASKLSLTDLRWLDLNIAPNNWEDFDPWSQMILGYGLGQSSLHGY